From Euwallacea fornicatus isolate EFF26 chromosome 35, ASM4011564v1, whole genome shotgun sequence, a single genomic window includes:
- the Notum gene encoding palmitoleoyl-protein carboxylesterase NOTUM, translated as MRAFAHQIHICFWLIVSPVFTSSLNDPIFTNAIQREIPSKIGPPFRETKPLKKVFLSNRSITCNDGSQAGFYLRKSSHSKRWIIFLEGGWYCYDHHSCRNRWIKQRHYMTSSNWPETKDVGGILSPNMQENPHWWNANHVFVPYCSSDSWSGSKKSERQGTFSFMGSSIVLQVVRDLIPLGLENSTDLLLAGSSAGGTGVMINLDFVEELLHEQLLLKKIRVKGVTDSGWFLDRTPFAPTIKPVVDAIRKGMDLWQGRVPRRCREQYLDEPWRCYFGYRIYPTLKAQLFVFQWLFDEAQMDADNVGAPVTKQQWDYIHKMGDALRHSFQNVSAVFAPSCISHSVLTKKEWQEVKIDDISIADALHCWVQKANRKRIKRRKNNKKKKLNALKRLEGVEINTRQNITVETTGNKRRRKNQRRNHRRNKNKLPNFDKQRKNNFSRTSNIIKSNNLNSVDHHTRRIPQKQRRSFNRHCVHRRLERCSWPQCNHSCPKLHNPFTGEEMDFIELLKSFGLDMESVANALGIDMETLNNMDQGELLNLLTQQSN; from the exons ATGCGCGCCTTTGCACATCAG ATACATATTTGCTTCTGGCTAATCGTCAGTCCGGTTTTCACCAGTTCACTGAACGATCCAATATTCACTAATGCAATTCAACGAGAGATTCCCAGTAAAATTGGCCCACCCTTCCGAGAGACAAAACCTTTGAAGAAGGTCTTTTTATCCAATAGATCTATCACTTGTAATGACGGATCACAAGCAGG ATTCTACCTAAGAAAATCGTCCCACAGTAAAAGATGGATCATCTTTCTCGAAGGCGGGTGGTACTGTTACGATCATCACAGTTGCAGAAACCGATGGATCAAGCAGAGACATTACATGACCTCCTCCAATTGGCCGGAAACTAAAGACG TGGGAGGAATTTTATCTCCCAATATGCAAGAAAACCCACATTGGTGGAATGCCAACCACGTCTTCGTTCCCTATTGCAGCAGTGACTCGTGGAGTGGATCCAAGAAGTCTGAAAGACAGGGAACATTTAGTTTCATGGGGTCTTCTATTGTGCTCCAAGTGGTTAGAGATTTAATCCCTTTGGGTTTAGAGAATAGCACAGACTTACTATTAGCCG GAAGCAGTGCTGGAGGCACGGGAGTAATGATAAACCTGGATTTTGTCGAAGAGCTCCTTCACGAACAATTActtttgaagaaaatccgAGTGAAGGGAGTCACAGATTCTGGCTGGTTTTTGGACAGGACGCCTTTTGCCCCCACCATTAAACCTGTGGTGGATGCTATAAGAAAGGGAATGGATCTTTGGCAAGGTCGAGTACCTCGAAGATGTAGAGAACAATATCTGGACGAGCCTTGGAGATGCTATTTTGGATATCGAATATACCCCACCCTTAAAG CTCAGCTGTTCGTTTTCCAATGGCTCTTCGATGAGGCTCAAATGGATGCTGATAATGTGGGTGCTCCAGTTACCAAACAGCAATGGGACTACATTCATAAAATGGGCGACGCTTTACGTCATAGCTTTCAAAATGTTTCTGCAGTGTTTGCTCCTTCATGTATTTCCCATTCCGTTTTGACTAAGAAGGAATGGCAAGAGGTTAAAATTGATGATATTTCTATTGCCGATGCCTTGCATTGTTGGGTGCAGAAAGCCAATAGAAAAAG GATAAAAAGGCGaaagaacaacaaaaaaaagaagctGAACGCTTTGAAAAGATTGGAAGGAGTAGAAATTAACACCAGACAAAACATAACTGTTGAAACGACTGGAAATAAGAGAAGAAGAAAGAATCAGCGAAGAAATCATAGAAGAAACAAGAATAAGC TTCCAAACTTTGACAAACAACGCAAAAACAATTTCTCCCGAACATCCAACATAATTAAATCGAACAACCTGAATTCCGTAGATCATCATACCAGACGAATTCCTCAAAAACAACGAAGATCCTTCAACAGGCATTGCGTACACAGACGACTGGAGAGGTGTTCATGGCCACAG tGCAACCATTCTTGTCCGAAATTGCACAATCCCTTCACAGGAGAAGAAATGGATTTCATAGAATTGCTCAAGTCCTTCGGTTTGGACATGGAAAGTGTGGCGAATGCCTTGGGTATCGACATGGAAACTCTGAATAACATGGATCAAGGAGAATTGCTTAATTTGCTGACGCAGCAATCGAACTGA
- the LOC136348749 gene encoding uncharacterized protein, translating into MSFYKLEVSDSIAKLHEDQIAHYGLSSAKIFMDYKVYIEKKVKILMVYLARWYEQKTNLSTELISNMLIEKYKQFCSQLEPSLEVFYNELSNILAPPEPIQSKFSMVCEAANEDILEEEILMEKKEELYILENNYKIEKYYLDALKRRMEALKTCHQLLEKIEIALKMYDLDTKLKRIELSNPVRKEAVDKLLNSAGKDVFMTLINDGQYARLEQ; encoded by the exons ATGTCTTTTTACAAACTGGAAGTAAGCGATTCCATTGCAAAGTTACACGAAGATCAAATTGCTCACTATGGACTTTCATCTGCAAAAATCTTTATGGATT ATAAGGTAtacatagaaaaaaaagtaaaaatcttaATGGTTTATTTGGCAAGATGGTATGAGCAGAAAACCAATCTGAGTACAGAGCTCATTAGTAATATGCTTATTGAGAAGTATAAGCAATTTTGCTCTCAGTTAGAGCCTAGCTTGGAGGTTTTTTAT AATGAACTTTCCAATATTCTTGCACCACCTGAACCAATTCAATCCAAATTTTCGATGGTTTGTGAGGCTGCAAATGAAGACATACTAGAAGAAGAAATACTGATGGAGAAAAAAGAAGAACTCTATATcttagaaaataattacaaaatt gaaaaatactatttagATGCTTTAAAAAGACGAATGGAAGCTTTAAAAACCTGCCACCAGCTTCTGGAGAAGATAGAGATTGCCCTGAAAATGTATGACTTAGATACAAAACTCAAACGAATTGAATTATCAAACCCTGTAAGAAAAGAAGCAGTTGATAAATTGCTAAACAGTGCCGGTAAGGATGTGTTTATGACGCTTATTAATGATGGGCAATACGCAAGGTTGGAACAATAA
- the Spf45 gene encoding splicing factor 45, whose product MMSLYDDYETTTQEKIQGWSSGIKLLQSQLQLKKASVTQPKRDQARKVSLAPVIDLKSKREEDEGLLPFTPRPDNRLPILSGPIGIYGSEFDWKVIDEYDPLWPNEYEKVVKEIRESRDKDIDRDRERERERERERDIERRKDRKRKSRFSEPDDSPPHQIPAVSTPQMSQPSIGSGFAGRWADDEEEEERPKPVRPTGGVAIAPPPSLQDTPAEASPIFPNKPQPTPYGGSVAAKIMARYGFKEGQGLGRMEQGMSSALQVEKTSKRGGRIVHEKDIMPPPPPVVDFPEKKDPPITEIMKNPSKVVLLKNMVGPGEVDDDLEPEVKDECNTKYGPVASCIIHEVPNVIPEETVRIFVEFQRIESAIKAVVDLNGRFFGGRLVKATFYDTEKFDNLQLMD is encoded by the exons ATGATGTCGCTGTATGACGACTACGAGACGACCACGCAAGAAAAGATTCAGGGCTGGTCTTCAGGAATAAAATTGCTCCAGTCCCAACTGCAGCTCAAAAAAGCCTCTGTAACTCAGCCTAAAAGGGATCAAGCTCGTAAAGTTAGCTTAGCTCCTGTGATTGATTTAAAGAGCAAAAGGGAAGAGGACGAAGGGTTGCTTCCATTCACTCCCAGACCTGACAATCGCTTGCCTATTTTAAGTGGTCCCATTGGCATATATGGAAGTGAATTTGATTGGAAG gTAATTGATGAATATGATCCTTTGTGGCCAAATGAGTATGAAAAAGTGGTCAAAGAAATCAGGGAAAGTCGAGATAAAGATATTGACCGAGATagggaaagagagagagagcgagAAAGGGAAAGGGACATTGAGAGGAGAAAAGACAGAAAACGTAAGAGTAGATTCAGTGAACCTGATGACAGTCCACCACATCAAATACCTGCAGTTTCCACCCCACAAATGAGTCAACCTTCTATTGGAAGTGGATTTGCTG GACGATGGGCAGATGATGAAGAAGAAGAGGAGCGTCCAAAACCTGTCAGACCTACTGGTGGTGTTGCTATAGCACCTCCTCCGAGTTTGCAAGATACTCCTGCAGAAGCTTCACCAATTTTCCCCAATAAGCCCCAACCGACTCCTTATGGAGGTTCAGTGGCTGCGAAGATAATGGCAAGATATGGCTTTAAGGAAGGGCAAGGTTTGGGTCGAATGGAACAAGGCATGTCGAGTGCCCTTCAAGTGGAGAAAACATCCAAAAGGGGGGGAAGAATTGTCCATGAAAAAGACATTATGCCACCTCCGCCCCCTGTTGTAGATTTTCCAGAGAAAAAAGATCCTCCGATTACGGAAATTATGAAGAATCCCAGCAAG GTGGTTCTCCTTAAAAACATGGTGGGTCCCGGTGAGGTCGATGACGATTTGGAGCCTGAGGTGAAAGACGAATGCAACACTAAATACGGTCCAGTGGCCAGCTGTATTATACATGAAGTTCCTAATGTTATACCAGAAGAAACTGTAAGAATTTTCGTGGAGTTTCAGCGCATCGAGAGCGCCATCAAAGCAGTAGTGGACTTGAACGGCCGGTTCTTTGGGGGACGTCTAGTTAAAGCGACATTTTATGatactgaaaaatttgataatttgcaATTGATGGATTAa